GGGGCGCGTGGCGGTTCAGGGTTTGAAGAATAAACCGGCAACGATCTGGGGTCGACGTTCGGTGTTTAGTTTGAATCAGAATAATCTGTTGGTGAATGAGATTTTTTTGTTTTAAGGTAGGGTGTGCACCGCGCACCAAAAAACTGCTGTTCTATTAAGAGCGAGACAGGGCTTGTTCCTCTTTATCAGAGACACGCCGTAAATACATCCATGTAGGCTCCATGCCCGCATCCCTGCGGACAAACGGTAAAGGGTAGGGTGCGCACTGCGCACCAAAAGACTTTAAATGAATACGAAATTAATCTTATATGTACGCCTGATGCGGTTAGATAAACCGGTTGGTATTCTGTTGTTGTTATGGCCGACCCTGTGGGCATTATGGATTGCTGCTGATGGGATGCCTGACTTGTTGGTGCTGTTGGTGTTTGCTGCGGGTGTGGTATTGATGCGTTCGGCGGGTTGTGTGATTAATGATTTTGCTGATCGCAAAATTGATCCCCATGTGCAACGTACCCGGCAACGCCCCCTGGCAACGGGCGAGGTGTCTGTGCGAGAGGCATTGATCCTGTTTTCCGGTTTGTGTATCACGGCATTTCTACTGGTTCTTTTGATGAACACCCTGACTATTTTATTGTCGTTGGGGGCAGTGGTGCTGGCGACGATTTACCCCTTTATGAAACGCTATACTCATCTACCTCAGATTGTTTTAGGTGCGGCATTTGCCTGGGCGATTCCGATGGCGTTTGCGGCGCAGACGGGTGAGGTTCGGGCTGAGGCGTGGTTATTATTTGTTAGTGCGGTTTGCTGGACGGTTGCCTATGACACGATGTATGCGATGGTGGATCGTGAAGATGATCTAAAGATCGGGGTGAAATCAACGGCGATATTATTTGGCCAGTCGGATCGTCTGATGATTGCGATATTTCAGATCTTGATGTTGATAGGTTTGTTATTACTGGGTCTGTGTAATGAGTTCGGTGTGTGGTATTTTTCGGGGCTGTTGGCAGCGCTTGCCTTGTCCATTTATCAGCAGGTGTTGATTGCACAGCGAGAACCGGCAAGGTGTTTTCAGGCGTTTCTGAATAATCACTGGTTGGGTCTGGTGGTGTTTATTGGTATTGTTTTCGGGTAGGGTGCGCACTGCGCACCAATCTCTTGATCACTGTGTCAGGCATGGGCATGGGCGCGGGCGCAGACCCAGGCCTCGATTCTGCTAACGCCTGCATTACTTAATCTATGTGCCAGTTCATTGAGGGTGTGACCACTGGTCATGACATCATCAATAATGGCAACATGATCAGCAATATTATTTCTATTAATCCCGAAGGCTCCTTTGATATTGTGTTTACGGGCATCTAGTTTCAGTAATGACTGGGCATGGGTATCCCGGCTACGGATACAGGCGTGGTCATTGACCGGGATATCCAGTTGTTGTCCAACCACTTTGGCAATCTCGTATGACTGATTGAAGCCGCGTTCTTGCATTCTTGATGGGTGCAGGGGTACCGGGATAAGTTGTTGTGGTAGCGTCTCTTTGTTCTGGAGTTGCTGTGCCATGATATTGCCCAGTACGCGAGCCATGGCGAGTTTGCCGGAGAACTTGAGTTGCTGGATCATGTAATCTACGGGATAACGATAGAGCAGGCTGGCGTGGGTATATTGGAAATGAGGGGGGTGTTGCTGGCATCGTCCACATAGTCCTGCGCTATTGATCGGGTTGGCGCATTGCGGGCAAGCCTGGGCTATTTTGGGTAGTTCATCCCAGCAGGGTTTGCATAGATCGGTGTCCTGATAGCCGGGTGCGGAGCATAGGATGCAGGTGTAGGGGTAGAGGATGCTAAGTAATTTATTTGTCCAGTTGTAAACCATACTAAGTCCTTTTAGTTGACAGATACTGCAATGCAGTACATATTCCCTTGTTGCGTGGGTTAGTCTGCTGCCTTTGTTGGTTTTATACAAGGGTTATGCACATGGTAGGGTGCGCATTGCGCACCATGACAGGGATTGTTCCCCTTGAGCAGAGACGCGCCGTGAAACCATCCCTGGTGGCTCCATGCCCGCGTCCATGCGGGCAAGGGTCTCTGTTCAAGAGGAACAATCCCTGTCTCTTGAGTGTTAACGGGGCGGGTTGTCATCCTCGTGTAGACGGGGATTCGTTGGTAGGGTGCGTATTACGCACCATTCAGCCATAAATAGAATGATGAGGTTATCGTGAGTGATTCAATACAGGTACTAAAATCGGTGGATGATGTGTTACGCCATGACTGGGCGGTTGAGGAGATTGAGGCGTTATTTGAACTCCCGTTTAATGATCTCCTGTATCAGGCGCATGTGGTTCATCGGCAGAATTTTGATGTTAATGAGATACAGATGAGTGCCTTGTTGAGTATCAAGACCGGGGCGTGTCCGGAGGATTGTTCGTATTGTCCCCAGAGTGCGCATCACCATAAAGACACTGAACTTGAGGTGGAGCGGTTGATGGTGGTGGATAAGGTGCTGGAGGCGGCGCGTCAGGCGAAGGATAATGGTGCTAGTCGTTTTTGTATGGGGGCGGCCTGGCGTAATCCGAAGGAGAAGGATTTCGTGCAGGTGCTGGCGATGGTCGAGGGCGTTAAAGCACTGGGTATGGAAGCCTGTGCCACCCTCGGTATGCTGGATGCGGATCAGGCACAACGTCTGCAGGATGTCGGGCTGGATTACTATAATCATAATCTGGATACCTCGCCGGAATTTTATGGGGAAGTGATTACCACGCGTACCTATCAGGATCGTCTGGATACCCTGGAGCATGTCCGTGATGCGGGTATGCGTGTCTGTGCCGGTGGCATTATTGGTATGGGTGAGGGGCGCAAGGATCGGGCGGGTCTATTACAGGCGCTGGCTAATATGGAGCGTCACCCGGAGAGTGTGCCGATTAATAATCTGGTGCAGGTTGAGGGTACACCTCTGGTGGGGGTCGACAAGACCGATCCGCTGGAATTTATTCGTATGATTGCGGTGGCACGAATTCTGATGCCGCGTTCGCATGTGCGTTTGTCGGCAGGGCGGCATGAGATGTCGGATGAGATGCAGGCGATGTGTTTCTTTGCCGGTGCTAATTCGATTTTTTATGGAGAGCGTCTGTTGACCACGGATAATGCTGCGGCTACGGATGATAGGGCCTTACTGGATCGTTTAGGTATGCGTGTACAACAGGGTTCGGCGGTGGTTTCGCCGGCGGCTGAGGGGGATTTCTGGGGCAAGGCTTGTACCGATCATAGTCATTAATGAGAGTTTTCTTTTTCAGTTCTGGGGTACGTGCTCGAGGGGACACAGCTGGCTACGCCAGTTATGTCCCCGGCTTGTGCCGGGCTAAGGGAAACACCTACCTGTATCACTCCGAAGTGGGGTCAGAGCAGTGGTAGGGTGCGTATTACGCACCAGATAAAATGGGGGTATTTCCTCGTTCCCATGCTCTGCGTGGGAATGCATACCCCATAGCAGGATAATATCATGCCCTTGGGTTCCCACGCAGAGCATGGGAACCAGGAAAACAAAAGCTTGACTTGAAACACAGATACTCCCGCGGAGGCGGGAATCTATCTTGTTGCAGGCATTAATTTAATCAGATCCCCGCTTATGCGGGGATGACAGAGAGGTACATGAAAGATCTTTCCATTGATTTGCAACAACGCCGGGAGGCGGCTTTGTATCGTCGCCGTCGGGTGGTTGAAACCCCTTGTGCGGTTGAGATGCGGGTGGATGGCAGGGACTGCCTGAGTTTTTGTAGTAATGATTACCTGGGTCTGGCAAATCATCCTGATTTGATTGCGGCCTTGAAAAAGGGTGCGGATCAGTGGGGTGTGGGTAGTGGTTCGGCCCATCTGGTGGTAGGACATAGTGCGGCACATCATGCCCTGGAAGAGGAACTGGCGGCCTTTGTTGGACGTGAGCGGGTGCTGTTATTTTCTACCGGCTATATGGCGAACTTGGCGATTACCTCGGCGCTTGCCGGGCGCAGTACGCGTCTGTTTCAGGATCGCTTGAATCATGCCTCTCTGCTGGATGCCGCGCGTATTAGTGGTTCACGTCTGATCCGTTATCGGCATGGGGATATGGCTGATCTGGATAAGCGTATGCAGGATGCCGATGCGGAAGATGCCTGTGTATTAAGCGATGGGGTGTTTAGTATGGATGGTGATCTGGCACCGCTGCCGGAGATGGTACGGATTGCGGCGGCTCATCAAGCGGATGTGATGGTGGATGATGCCCATGCTATCGGTGTGTTGGGCGCAACGGGTGCGGGTACGCTGGAACATTATGGCCTGGATGATAAACAGGTACCGATATTGATGGCAACGCTGGGTAAAGCCTTTGGTGTGGCGGGTGCCTTTGTTGCGGGGAGTGAGGCACTGATTGAGACCTTGATCCAGCAGGCACGAAGCTATATCTATACCACGGCGATGCCAGCGGCGATGGCTGAGGCGACGCGTGTCAGTCTACGCAAGGTGCAGCAGGATCAGTGGCGGCGTGAACAATTAGCCGAGTTGGTGGCTTATTTTCGTCAGGGTGCCGCACAACGGGGTTTGTCGTTAATGACCAGCATGACACCGATTCAACCCCTGCTGTTGGGCAGCTCGGAGCGTGCCCTGGCATGGAGTGATGCCTTGCTGGATCAAGGTATCCTGGTGCCAGCTATTCGACCACCAACAGTAGCCGAGGGGCAGGCGCGTCTGCGGCTGACCTTTTCTGCGAGCCATCAGATGACACAGGTTGAGCGGTTACTGGATGCACTGGAAAAAATATCGCTCGCTGAAGGCGCAGCTTGATGGCGCTGAATGTTCGAGTCAAGGGCAGTGGACCGGATCTGTTTTTGATTCATGGTTGGGCAATGTCGGCTATGGTCTGGGAGGATTTGGTTGAAGGCCTGGCGGTAAACTTTCAGGTGAGCTGTGTCGATTTGCCGGGACATGGTGAGAGTGATCTGACAGGTGATTTTTTACTGGATGAGATTATTGATGAATTGCTGGCAGTGGCACCGGAGAAGGCGACCTGGGTTGGCTGGTCTCTGGGCGGGATGCTGGCAATGGAAGCCGCCTTGCAACAACCACAACGGTTGGAATCTCTGATCCTGATTGCCAGCAGTGCTTGTTTTGTTAGTGATGAAGCGTGGCACTGTGCGATGTCGCCTGAGGTGTTGGCGGGGTTTGCTGAATCATTAAAGGTTGATCACCAACAGACCTTGCGCCGTTTCTTCTCACTGGTGGCACGGGATGCTGAACAGCCTGCACCGATATTGCGCCGGTTAAGGGTGTTGATGAAACAAGTGCCGGAAGAACAGGCTCTGGTGGGTGGGCTTGAGCTATTGAGGACGATGGATCTGCGTGGCAGAATTGCTGCGTTGGGATTAGCGGTGCGGCTTATTGCTGGTGCGCGAGACAAACTGGTACCGGTCGAGGCAATGCAGGCACTGGTAGCTGAATTGGATGATGTTGAATTGAATATAATTGATGGGGCAGGACATGCGCCATTTCTGTCGCATCCTCGGCAGGTGGTGGAGAGTATTGAGGGGTGGTTGCTCTAGTTTCAGACGGGGATTGCTTCTCTTGAACAGAGACGCGCCGTGAAACCATCCATGGTGGCTCCATGCCCGCGTCCATGCGGGCAAGGGTCTCTGTTCAAGAGAAGCAATCTCCGTCTCTTGAGTGATCCTGGTAGAAGGTAGGGTGCGCACTGCGCACCCAATATGCTAGATGAGTGAATTTAGGTGGTTGTGAGTAATGGTT
This DNA window, taken from Gammaproteobacteria bacterium, encodes the following:
- the ubiA gene encoding 4-hydroxybenzoate octaprenyltransferase, which produces MNTKLILYVRLMRLDKPVGILLLLWPTLWALWIAADGMPDLLVLLVFAAGVVLMRSAGCVINDFADRKIDPHVQRTRQRPLATGEVSVREALILFSGLCITAFLLVLLMNTLTILLSLGAVVLATIYPFMKRYTHLPQIVLGAAFAWAIPMAFAAQTGEVRAEAWLLFVSAVCWTVAYDTMYAMVDREDDLKIGVKSTAILFGQSDRLMIAIFQILMLIGLLLLGLCNEFGVWYFSGLLAALALSIYQQVLIAQREPARCFQAFLNNHWLGLVVFIGIVFG
- a CDS encoding ComF family protein, translated to MVYNWTNKLLSILYPYTCILCSAPGYQDTDLCKPCWDELPKIAQACPQCANPINSAGLCGRCQQHPPHFQYTHASLLYRYPVDYMIQQLKFSGKLAMARVLGNIMAQQLQNKETLPQQLIPVPLHPSRMQERGFNQSYEIAKVVGQQLDIPVNDHACIRSRDTHAQSLLKLDARKHNIKGAFGINRNNIADHVAIIDDVMTSGHTLNELAHRLSNAGVSRIEAWVCARAHAHA
- the bioB gene encoding biotin synthase BioB; its protein translation is MQVLKSVDDVLRHDWAVEEIEALFELPFNDLLYQAHVVHRQNFDVNEIQMSALLSIKTGACPEDCSYCPQSAHHHKDTELEVERLMVVDKVLEAARQAKDNGASRFCMGAAWRNPKEKDFVQVLAMVEGVKALGMEACATLGMLDADQAQRLQDVGLDYYNHNLDTSPEFYGEVITTRTYQDRLDTLEHVRDAGMRVCAGGIIGMGEGRKDRAGLLQALANMERHPESVPINNLVQVEGTPLVGVDKTDPLEFIRMIAVARILMPRSHVRLSAGRHEMSDEMQAMCFFAGANSIFYGERLLTTDNAAATDDRALLDRLGMRVQQGSAVVSPAAEGDFWGKACTDHSH
- the bioF gene encoding 8-amino-7-oxononanoate synthase: MKDLSIDLQQRREAALYRRRRVVETPCAVEMRVDGRDCLSFCSNDYLGLANHPDLIAALKKGADQWGVGSGSAHLVVGHSAAHHALEEELAAFVGRERVLLFSTGYMANLAITSALAGRSTRLFQDRLNHASLLDAARISGSRLIRYRHGDMADLDKRMQDADAEDACVLSDGVFSMDGDLAPLPEMVRIAAAHQADVMVDDAHAIGVLGATGAGTLEHYGLDDKQVPILMATLGKAFGVAGAFVAGSEALIETLIQQARSYIYTTAMPAAMAEATRVSLRKVQQDQWRREQLAELVAYFRQGAAQRGLSLMTSMTPIQPLLLGSSERALAWSDALLDQGILVPAIRPPTVAEGQARLRLTFSASHQMTQVERLLDALEKISLAEGAA
- the bioH gene encoding pimeloyl-ACP methyl ester esterase BioH, translating into MALNVRVKGSGPDLFLIHGWAMSAMVWEDLVEGLAVNFQVSCVDLPGHGESDLTGDFLLDEIIDELLAVAPEKATWVGWSLGGMLAMEAALQQPQRLESLILIASSACFVSDEAWHCAMSPEVLAGFAESLKVDHQQTLRRFFSLVARDAEQPAPILRRLRVLMKQVPEEQALVGGLELLRTMDLRGRIAALGLAVRLIAGARDKLVPVEAMQALVAELDDVELNIIDGAGHAPFLSHPRQVVESIEGWLL